Below is a genomic region from Deltaproteobacteria bacterium.
ATCGGTATTGATCCCGGTCCCCACCGCGGTTCCACCAATGGCTAACTCCAGCAGCTCTTCAAGCGCCTTTTCAGCCCTCTTGATTCCATGTTCTACCTGTGAGGCGTAGCCCGAAAACTCCTGCCCTAGCGTCACGGGCGTTGCGTCCTGAAGGTGCGTCCGCCCGACCTTGATAATCTCTTTAAACTCAGTCGCTTTTTTGGTGAGCGCCCCTTCCAATTTCTTGAGGACTGGAATGAGACCTTGTGAGATACCCAGTGCCGCACCGACATGGATCGCCGTTGGAATCACATCGTTTGAGGATTGCCCCTTGTTCACATGATCATTCGGGTGCACGGGGGACTTCGACCCTAACTTGCTGCCCAGACTTTGGTTGGAGACGTTGGCAATCACCTCATTCGCATTCATGTTCGTCGAGGTACCCGAACCGGTCTGATAGATATCGAGGATAAAATGCGGGTCATGTCTTCCCTCAGCAACTTCTAAAGACTTTTCGGCAATAATCTTGGCGATCTTAGGATCAAGTTTTTTGAGCTCTTCATTGGCGAGGGCCGAGGCCCATTTGATGAGGCCTAGTGCCTCGATGAATCGGCGATCGAACCGCCGGTGAGAGACATTGAAGTTTTCAACCGCCCGTTGGGTCGATGCCCCATAAAGAAATTCCTCGGGGATCTTCACCTCTCCCATCGAGTCGGATTCGGTGCGGTATTTCATTAAGGTGCGGTTTACCGTGTGAGTGAAGGGATGGCAAACAGAAATTACCGGCCCTCCCTTGCAACAATTCGAATCGGATTCGAGACAACCGCCTCACTCATATCCGGAAAATCTTTTCGAAACTTCTCCGGAAATTTAATTCGAATCGTCACAGCTCCTTTCGGTGAAAAATCAGCGGGGATCGTCCAACGTAGCGTGGTCAGTCTGTCGGTACGACGCGCGATCTGGAGCGGCTCCTTGGTTCCATCAAGAGAGAATTTCCTCGGTTTCCCAGAATCATCCAAAACTTCGATCTCAGGATCAGCAACAATAGGGTAGTCAGTGACTCGGACCAATTTTAGAGAAACCGTCTCGCCGGGGAAATAGATGTCGCGGTCGGTCCAGGCAACAATCATGTGGTTTTTTCGGAGATCGACCTTTTCTGTGCCGGTCGTTGTCTCATCCCAGTAACGTTTGGGACCGGTATCGACATGGACCGTTCCGCCAACTCCGGGGTATTTTTTGGGGTCCCGATAGATCCCAATGCCACAACACTCCAGCGATCGCACATACTCCCAAACCTTCTGGGAGGGAATTTTTGGGAAAATCAGATCGGCCGCCTCTCCGTCCAGATGAAGACTCATGCGGGCCGCCTTCGCCCCGTTTTCCTTCAATTTTTCGTTATATTGAGGATCACGATAGCCGGAGAGGATCTCGACCCGATCGACGCGGAAATGATCCTCCAGAAAATCGACGAGGGAGAGGAAACGAAGCGATATCCCCTCTGAGCTCCCTTTTGGGACATCAAAGATCCGGTTGATTTCCCGAATCCCCTCTTCGGAATAGGTCCCATCCGGATTTCGGTAGCGAATCTTTCCGGACCGCTCGTTTTTCCGACTGTAGAGGGTCAGTTCACCATTCCCCTCACGAAAGAAACGCCCCGGTGCTGGAGATTCTGCTGCCGGAAGGAAGGGCAGACAATAAAAGAACCCTGCAATGATTGTCATTTTCAGTAATAAGAATCTTCTTATCTTCATCAATTTGTCAATTACCCGTTGATTTCTCCTTTTTCCAAGACCAGATTGATTCGGATGACAACAGCCACGCTCGAAAAAATCCTTCATATCTTAAGAAAGGAAATAAAGAAATGGAAGGTTCCTGTTGTCGGGGTGATTGCCGATGAGGCGATCGATCGCCCGTTTGAGACACTCGTCAGCTGCCTCCTATCACTCCGAACCAAGGATGCGGTAACTGACGAGGCGAGCCGACGACTCCTTGGTCGTGCCTCAACCCCTGAGACGATCCTAGGCTTAAGTTCCCAGGAGATCGAAAAACTGATCTATCCGGTCGGTTTTTATCGGACGAAGGCGAAAAATCTCCACAAGATCTGTCAGATCCTGATGGATCAGTATGACGGCCGCGTACCGGACAGTCTGGAGCATCTCCTCGCCTTACCCGGCGTCGGACGAAAAACCGCCAATCTCGTGATGACGGTAGGACATGACAAGTACGGGATCTGTGTCGATACCCATGTCCATCGGATCTCGAATATCTGGGGGTATGTGAAGACGAAAACGCCGGAGGAGACGGAATTTGCACTCCGGAAAAAACTGCCGAAGAAATACTGGAAAACTTATAACGACATCCTCGTCACGTTTGGCCAAAATCTCTGCGTCCCTGTCTCGCCGTGGTGCAGTCGGTGTCCGGTGGAATCGTACTGTAAAAAGATTGGGGTCAAACGCTGGCGTTAGTTCGTCCAACGAGTTGGTAAGCTCCTTTAACGACGCTCCCTTCGAGGAAAATCTGATCGAACGCGATCCCACAGAGGAGGAGGATGCCGATCCGTTCGAGGGTCGTAATAGACATGCCAGGGAGCCAGCCCGGGTGATGGCGACGAAATCTAAAAAAACCTCTGTCGAGAAGAGGCTCTACCGCTTCAGCGTATTCCCCTCCATAAGTAATAATATGAACATGGTTTCCCACGTCAGGTGCGGCAAGCAGGCAGGCCTCTTCCATCCCCCTGATCGCTGCCTCTAGTGGGGGTGCTAGGCTGACGTCTGTCCATTGCGGACTTCCACCGATGACAGTCGCCACGTAAGATCTTAATTGTGCCGCAAAGACAGAAGGTATTCCGTCACCCATATCAAGTTTTCCTTTCTCTAATGGTTATCGACGAAAAGTGGTTTAAGTTGCTGTTTTATTTTAAGAAAGGCTTGGCGTAAATTTCCAGCAACCTTTAATCATAATTGTCGTAAATAGTGGCGTATGTCACGAGCCCTCCGAACCCTCATCGGCGGCATCACCCTCACCACGATTTTTGCTGCCTGTTCATCGGATCATGACTCTCCTGCATTGGCTGATGCAAAACCGACCGCTCCACCGGATGCGGGATCAGACGCCCACTCGACGGACCTTTATATCCCTCCTATGGGACCAGCACCGATAGCGGCAGTCCTTGGGAGGATCGACGATTTACGCTCTTCAGGCGACGGTCGGCTCTTTTTTCTGGATCTTCAAAAACGCACCTTCCTGAAAAACCCGGTCTTCGAGGACTGGTTTTGCTCCCCTCTCCTGAGAAATGTCGGTACAAACTATTATGTAGCGAATGGTAACTATTGTGATTCGCTTCAGGTATTCAATCAGGAAAGCGGCGAAGAGAGAGAAATCGATCTGGATGAGGGACGTGTTGGTCGATCACGGATCGGTCCTATTGATTTACTCATTTCACCCTCCGGTGAAGGGATTTATCTTCTGACTCGATCGGCATTGTTCCTTTACGATCCGACGGCAAATTTATTGACTCAAAAACTAGATTTCACCACCCAGTATTCTCCTGAAGAAAACATGGGGACGATGGCAAGTAGGATCATAAGTCTTGGTGGACTTCTCTATATCGGAGTCAGTGACTTTGGTATTGGTGATTTCTCTTTTGGAGTTCCGCAACGAAGCCGCGTCCTCGTCGTCAATCCGCGATCAAATCCAGAGGCAGCCGAGATTCTTGCCAGCGTGGAACTTCCTTTTATCGCTCCCGTCTCAATGAAGGCCCATGAAGAGACAGGACGTATTTTTATCTCTTGCGCCGGACTAACCGAATTGGATCGGCGGCTCATTCGGACGGGGGGACTGACTTACCTCGAGACAGAAACGCTTCGTGTTGATCCTGGCATTGATGATCTGGAACTCGAGGGGATACCAGGAGATCTGGAACTTGCCGATGAATTTGGTTTTCTCCTCATCCGTCGGCCCAGAAATATTGACATCGACCATCCCTACTCGGAGGTTCAACGTTTTCAGCCTTATCCTTTTCGTATGGAGCGAGTGGGACCCGTTTACCGAGACCTCGGCCCGAAACGAATCGCCGACATGAAGTGGCGTCCCGAAATCGAACAGCTTCTTGTTGGAAGAAGATCTCCACCGGCCGCGATTGTCTTTGTTACCGCTGAAGGGGATATTAATGACGAAGTCCCGATACCCGATTACCCAGTAGTGGCCATTGAATGACGATACCAAAAGATACCGGTTACTTTCTGGTCATTTTGGTCCGAATAATATTCTCAAGCCCCTGGTCTGAAACCTCTACCAACGACCCTTAGAGTGGAAATTTGGGTTGTCTTAAGTGGTCGACCAAAAACCCAGGCGAGGAGGCCACCCAACAACAGTTGGCAGTAGGGGACAGCATCGAATTCACTACGTGGATTAAAAAGTTCTGCGAGTACCGTCACCGCACTACCCCCAACCGTCGACCAAACCAAAATCGGAGACCAAGTCTTCGCAAAGTTTCGATTCCGAATATTCATCCTTAAGCCAAGAGCGATTGCCCCGATTCCCAACAGGGAGGTGAAGAACTCTTCCAAATCGGGGTGGGATGAAAAACGTGGCCCCTCAAACCGATGGGTAAAGACCCGATCAAAGGCACGCACTCCATTATAGAGAAGGACAGCAGAACCAGCGACACCCGCCAGCCGATAACCTGTCAGGGAAAAGGCATCCTTCCGACAAAACACCCCCCCCAAGCAGGCACTCGCCAGCCCTATGATATTGACAATGCCATCGGTCTTATTGAGTTCGACCTCCCTCATTTGGAACTACGTCTCGTCGAAGACGAGAAGATTGTTGTGGGAAATATTCCCCCTACAAATTGGGTCTCTTGACCTCATGGGAGAAGTACAGACATATCGATTGCATACACAACCTATTGAAATCAAACATAATATTTAATTCATGGGGAGACCCAATCCGGCACGGAAAATGCTTCTTAAGCCTATGAAGCTATGATTTCGTCTATTCAAAATAGGCCCCCCGCGAACGGTCCTGAGAAGACCGAGGCCAAATCGACCCAGGAAACCAAGTCGACCGCCACCCCTTTCTCTGAGACCTTGAGCCAGGTGAAAAATAAAAAGGCAAAGGCAGAAATTTATCACTCCGTCATGGAGTCTTCCGCAAAATACAACCTCCCCCCCGAACTGGTCTTCTCGGTCATCCAGCAGGAAAGCTGCTTCAAACCGAACGCCACCTCCCACTGTGGTGCCTCAGGCTTGATGCAACTCATGCCGGAGACTGCCGCGTCGCTTGGTGTCGAAAACCGCTATGACATCCAACAAAATATCGATGGGGGATGTCGCTATCTTCGAGAGATGCTCGATAGATTCGGGGGAAGGACCGATCTCGCCTTGGCCGCTTATAATGCCGGCCCAGGGAATGTCGAAAAATATAATGGGATTCCGCCATTCGAAGAAACTCAAAATTACGTGAAGAATATCCTTTCGAATGTTGACGATTTCTCAGGCGCTGCTGATATGAAGCTTGCCTACGAGTCCCTCTTTAAAAATATTGACCCACTGCTCTTCCCCGATCTTTTGGCAAAACGCTACCAGATCTCCGGTGAGCCGGTGGCCCCAGAATTTTCGCAGATTCGTAAGAGAGTTTAATTACCAAAGATAATACCGAAGCCCTAACGTGCCGGTGACATCGTAGACCGTGTGGGGCGTAAACTCGAATCCATGTCCCATCTCGGCGGTAATCTCGAAGGTCCCATCACCAATCACAACCGCAGCACCGATCGGGATCCGAAAGGCGCCAAACCATTCACCATCATGGAGGCGTGCCACACCGGGACCGGTCCTCATCCCACCACCGAAATAAGGAATCAGCGTAAAACCTGAACCATCCATCTCAAAGATTCTTCGAAGATAAACGAGGGCACTTGGTGTGAACTCTATAATCCCATCGATCGGCGCGTAACCAACCGTCAGATCAAAAGCGATCTGATCGGTGAAGAAGTAGCGACCATTGAGCCCGATCGGTTCTCCGATCTCCAGTCCAACCCCGAGTGTCTTATAATCCAGACTTCCCGCCCGAAGCGAGACCGGAAGAAACAGACTTGTGGCAATCAAGACGAAAAAAAACTTTTTCATAACAATGCCTCCTTTTCGCGGGGTTCAATAATCTAAATTTTTCCAATTGAAAAGATTATTGTACCAAAAGGTACCGGTTACTTTCTGGTCCAATCTGTAAAATAAGCCACAACTTCATTGGAAAATAACCGACGAGTAGGAAAATAGAGTTTTTATGAGTAGAACCTCCGAATCAACCGTTGCCAGGCCGGCATTAACAGCGGCATCCGTTTGGACTGCCGGGGTCTTGACCAATATCCAGACTTTTCGACATCTAGCCTCTTATGCCCCAGCTTTTCCGGAAATGCGGCCATTCGATACGGCTCTCTGCTCTGAAAACGGAACGAGATGGTGGAATCGATTGGGTGACTTCATCGGTTTGATTCGTAATCGTACTCTTCCTGGACACCTCTATACTCGATCAGAAATGCCACGCCCCCTGAGTTGGCCCAGAACCATTTTGGCCGCCGCAGATCCAGCTCATAGCGCCAGTGTCTGTAGTCGTTTTATTGACCTATCTCATGAAATCGGACCTGCTCGAGGACGTATTGTCATGGCAAGCTCCGCTGATGAGTTTGCTGTATTATTGGAAAGGCTGCCTTTTGAAAATGCCTCACATGTTCTTCGATTTGGTGGGTATACGATCGGAATAGGGATATTGGTTTCAGCTTATTTCTATTTAAACAATCATTCTAATGGGAACGCAAAACCAATTGATCTGCAAATTGTTTGCTTTTCGATGCTCTCGAGTTCACTCACAATAGCATTGGCCTATGTAGCTAAAATAACCTCTCCGACACGACTTCTTCCTGCAGGGGCAAGTATTTTGTCTGCAATGATTGTAGCAAGCGGGATTGATTATTTACTCCGTTCATCAACACTATCTTCTCAAAAATCCTGAACCCGATTCATCAAACCCTCATCGGATTTGGTTTTTCAGGATCAAGACCAAATTCCTTGATCGCTGTTTGGACTGTTTGGGCAGGCACCTTCCCCTGCCGCATCAGTTGAGCAAAGGCAGTCACCACAATCGACTCGGCATCCACCTCAAAAAATCGTCGGAGATCGGAACGTGATTCACTACGCCCCAAGCCATCGGTCCCCAATGTGACGAGACCCGGAATCCAACGCGCAATTTGATCGGGAACCGCACAAACCCAATCAGAAACAGCGACAACAGGGCCATCAGGTACCCCTAATGTTTTTTGAATCCAAGGAACCTTCGGATTTTCCATCGGATGCAGCCGATTCCAGCGTTCCACCTCCAACGCCTCACGCCGAAGCTCACTATAGCTCGTGACATTCCAAACCTCCGCAGCAACTTTAAATTGTTCCTCCAAGATTTTTTTAGCCTTTAAAACTTCCTGCAAGATCGAACCGCTTCCCAAAAGGTTGACGGTGAGGTCCCCTTTTTTTCGTTCGGACTTTGAGAAGCAATAGATTCCTTTGATAATCCCTTCTTCAGCCCCCTCCGGCATCCGTGGCATCGCGTAATTTTCGTTCTGAAGCGTGAGGTAATACATCAGCTCTTCCCCTCGTTCGTACATCTCCCGAATCCCTTCTCGAATGAGGATCAAAATCTCATAGGCGAACGCCGGTTCATAACTCTTCACCCTCGGATAGACACTTGAAAAAAGATGACTGTGACCATCCTCGTGCTGAAGTCCCTCGCCAGACAGGGTGGTCCGGCCCGCCGTAGCCCCCAGAAGAAACCCACGACAACGCTGATCCTGCAAGGCCCAGATCAGGTCACCGACACGCTGAAAACCAAACATCGAATAATAGATGTAAAAAGGGATTGTTGTGACACCATGGGTCGCCTCCGAACTCCCTGCCGCCGCAAAAGAGGATATCGCCCCCGCCTCCGTCAATCCCTCCTCAATTAACTGCCCATCCTTCGCCTCTCGATAATAAAGAATCATCTTCGCATCGACCGGCTCATAAAGCTGACCAATCGCCGAATAAATTCCGACCTGACGGAAAAGTGGCTCCATCCCGAACGTCCTCGCCTCATCGGGCAGAATCGGGACAATCAATTTCCCAAGCCGGGGATGTCTCAAAAGCTTCGAAAGGAAAGAAACAAAGGCCATTGTCGTCGAGACCTCACGCCCTTCACCGGTCCCTTCCAAAAACTCCTTGAACTCCGAGAGCGAGAAAGGGACCACCGGCGTCTTTCGGTCTCTCCTTTTGGGAATAAAACCGCCGAGCCGATGACGCCTCTCCGTGAGATACTGCATCTCCTCACTCTCCGGAGAAGGCTTATAAAAGGGGGCGCTTTTCAAGATCTTGTCCGAAATCGGGATATTAAAACGGTCTCGAAATTGACGGAGCTCCTGTTCATTCAGTTTTTTTTGTTGGTGGGTGATATTCCGTCCTTCACCCCCCTCACCGAGACCGTATCCCTTGATCGTTTTTGCGAGGACCATGGTAGGACCTCCTCGGTGTTCTACCGCCGCCTTATAAGCAGCATGGATTTTCTGTGAATCATGCCCACCACGCCCCAGTTTCCGGATTTGATCATCGGTCAGGTGTTCGACAATTCTTGAAAGCTCAGGTCTCGTCCCGAAGAAATGTTGTCGCGTGTAGCTCCCAGGCTCCACCACATACTTCTGATAATCCCCATCCACCGCCTCTCCCATCCGTTCCACGAGATACCCTTCCGTATCCGCCGCCAGAAGCGGATCCCAGTCACGTCCCCAGATCACCTTGATCACATTCCATCCCGCCCCCCGAAAGATCGACTCGAGTTCCTGAATAATTTTCCCATTCCCACGGACCGGACCATCGAGCCTCTGAAGATTGCAATTGACGACAAAAATCAGATTATCGAGCCCCTCCCGCGAGGCGACGGTGATCGATCCCATCGATTCCGGCTCATCCATCTCGCCATCCCCGACAAACGCCCAAACCTTCTGTTCGCTCGTATCCTTGAGTCCTCGATCATGAAGATACCGATTGAAACGCGCCTGATAGATCGCCTGAATCGGCGAGAGACCCATCGAGACGGTCGGGAATTCCCAGAAATCAGGCATGAGCCAAGGGTGGGGATAGGAAGGAAGTCCACCCCCTTTTTGTAATTCACGGCGGAAATTCTCCATCTGTCCTTCACGGATCCGCCCCTCAAGATACGCACGCGCATAAATTCCCGGCGAGGCATGCCCTTGGAAAAAAACCTGGTCCCCATCACCCGGTTTGTCGTGACCCCTCAAAAAATGATGAAACGCAACCTCATAGAGATTTGCGCAAGAAGCGTAAGTCGAGATGTGACCGCCAATCCCCGGTTCACGAGTATTGGCACGAACCACCATTGCCATCGCATTCCAGCGAATAATGCTTCGGATCCTCTGCTCAATCTTCTCATCACCAGGATAGGGAGGCTGCTTCTCAACAGGGATCGTGTTGACGTAATGGGTCTCAAATGGAAATCGAACTCGTTTCATAAACGATGACTCCCTAACATTAGAAAAACGAAAGAGACAAGAATCCTCTTCTTTTTACCTTGCTCTTTCTTTGCCACTCCACTAAATGCACCGCGTAAATTGGGGGGAAATAAAAAGGAGAAAACATGGCCCACGATGATGAAATCTTCGACTTAAAAAGCTTTACGGGACGACTGGCGACCCCTCGAGGGAAAAGTCTTATCTGGATTGCCGGTTTTATCTTCTTTTTCTTCCTTCTTTCCAAGATGATCACCGTGATCCCAGCAGGTCATATCGGTGTTAAGGATTTCTTTGGCAAAGTTTCAGACAAAACCCTCCAGGCCGGGATCCATCTCGTAAATCCATTCCTCAAGATTCACAAGATGTCGGTACGAACCCAGGAGATTACCGAGGAAGCGACTGTCCCCTCGCGTGAGGGGCTTAGCGTCCGACTCGATGTTTCGCTCCTTTTTAACCTGGATCGCGAGAAGGCGGCCGATGTGTATAAGA
It encodes:
- a CDS encoding class II fumarate hydratase, producing the protein MKYRTESDSMGEVKIPEEFLYGASTQRAVENFNVSHRRFDRRFIEALGLIKWASALANEELKKLDPKIAKIIAEKSLEVAEGRHDPHFILDIYQTGSGTSTNMNANEVIANVSNQSLGSKLGSKSPVHPNDHVNKGQSSNDVIPTAIHVGAALGISQGLIPVLKKLEGALTKKATEFKEIIKVGRTHLQDATPVTLGQEFSGYASQVEHGIKRAEKALEELLELAIGGTAVGTGINTDPKFAEKVCVLLSKKTGLKFYEAKNHFEAQAAKDASVFVSGAMKTIAVSFMKIANDIRWLSSGPRCGIGEILLPELQPGSSIMPGKINPVIPESVMQVAAQVQGNDLAVQIGGQHGNFELNVMMPVIAGNLFESIKLLTTASIMLAEKCVQGIQVNKERCQELLEKSLMLVTNLNPVIGYDKAAAVAKKAFKENRSVREILLKEKLVAEEQIDRLLDPKSMLSPK
- a CDS encoding DUF882 domain-containing protein; protein product: MTIIAGFFYCLPFLPAAESPAPGRFFREGNGELTLYSRKNERSGKIRYRNPDGTYSEEGIREINRIFDVPKGSSEGISLRFLSLVDFLEDHFRVDRVEILSGYRDPQYNEKLKENGAKAARMSLHLDGEAADLIFPKIPSQKVWEYVRSLECCGIGIYRDPKKYPGVGGTVHVDTGPKRYWDETTTGTEKVDLRKNHMIVAWTDRDIYFPGETVSLKLVRVTDYPIVADPEIEVLDDSGKPRKFSLDGTKEPLQIARRTDRLTTLRWTIPADFSPKGAVTIRIKFPEKFRKDFPDMSEAVVSNPIRIVAREGR
- a CDS encoding endonuclease III, translated to MTTATLEKILHILRKEIKKWKVPVVGVIADEAIDRPFETLVSCLLSLRTKDAVTDEASRRLLGRASTPETILGLSSQEIEKLIYPVGFYRTKAKNLHKICQILMDQYDGRVPDSLEHLLALPGVGRKTANLVMTVGHDKYGICVDTHVHRISNIWGYVKTKTPEETEFALRKKLPKKYWKTYNDILVTFGQNLCVPVSPWCSRCPVESYCKKIGVKRWR
- a CDS encoding lytic transglycosylase domain-containing protein, with translation MISSIQNRPPANGPEKTEAKSTQETKSTATPFSETLSQVKNKKAKAEIYHSVMESSAKYNLPPELVFSVIQQESCFKPNATSHCGASGLMQLMPETAASLGVENRYDIQQNIDGGCRYLREMLDRFGGRTDLALAAYNAGPGNVEKYNGIPPFEETQNYVKNILSNVDDFSGAADMKLAYESLFKNIDPLLFPDLLAKRYQISGEPVAPEFSQIRKRV
- the aceE gene encoding pyruvate dehydrogenase (acetyl-transferring), homodimeric type; this translates as MKRVRFPFETHYVNTIPVEKQPPYPGDEKIEQRIRSIIRWNAMAMVVRANTREPGIGGHISTYASCANLYEVAFHHFLRGHDKPGDGDQVFFQGHASPGIYARAYLEGRIREGQMENFRRELQKGGGLPSYPHPWLMPDFWEFPTVSMGLSPIQAIYQARFNRYLHDRGLKDTSEQKVWAFVGDGEMDEPESMGSITVASREGLDNLIFVVNCNLQRLDGPVRGNGKIIQELESIFRGAGWNVIKVIWGRDWDPLLAADTEGYLVERMGEAVDGDYQKYVVEPGSYTRQHFFGTRPELSRIVEHLTDDQIRKLGRGGHDSQKIHAAYKAAVEHRGGPTMVLAKTIKGYGLGEGGEGRNITHQQKKLNEQELRQFRDRFNIPISDKILKSAPFYKPSPESEEMQYLTERRHRLGGFIPKRRDRKTPVVPFSLSEFKEFLEGTGEGREVSTTMAFVSFLSKLLRHPRLGKLIVPILPDEARTFGMEPLFRQVGIYSAIGQLYEPVDAKMILYYREAKDGQLIEEGLTEAGAISSFAAAGSSEATHGVTTIPFYIYYSMFGFQRVGDLIWALQDQRCRGFLLGATAGRTTLSGEGLQHEDGHSHLFSSVYPRVKSYEPAFAYEILILIREGIREMYERGEELMYYLTLQNENYAMPRMPEGAEEGIIKGIYCFSKSERKKGDLTVNLLGSGSILQEVLKAKKILEEQFKVAAEVWNVTSYSELRREALEVERWNRLHPMENPKVPWIQKTLGVPDGPVVAVSDWVCAVPDQIARWIPGLVTLGTDGLGRSESRSDLRRFFEVDAESIVVTAFAQLMRQGKVPAQTVQTAIKEFGLDPEKPNPMRV